The following DNA comes from Kiritimatiellales bacterium.
AGCTCCGGACGTCTCTCAACGTTGGCGGCATCATTAGCTCCCGGCCGGAAATATCCGTGAATTTTTGCGGTCTCTTCTGTTTTTTTCACAATGATATTAATTGTGCTGCTGTCAGCCGATGCCAGAATACTGCTGACGGCATTTACGAACGGATCTGATGAACCGAATGTCATTACAGTGTCAATTGTGCTTACCATGCCGGCCGTTACTATCAGGTTGCCCAGATTCGCTCCAACCGTTCCGCCGGCATCATGACCGGGTCCGGGATTATTATACGTCGCCGTCGTTTCGTCAAACGGCAGTGACAGACTGGCCCTGAACTGGGCGTTTGGACCGTAATTATTAGCGTTCGCGTTCGCCACCGTCAGGTTTAACTGAACGCTGTTGATGATATACGGCCGGCCGGCGGCCAGGGTTTCAATATAGGAAAGATCAAAACTGTACAGACCGCGCATCGGATTATTAGCATTATGATCTCCAATCCAGTCTACAGTACCATTAACTACAGTATCTGCCTGATCTCCTCCCCGCAGTGTTACAGACTGCATGACATAACTCGAGTCCACCAGAACGCCGTCGACCCGGAGATCGCCCTGCTGGAAACTGATGAGTTCCGCCGGCGAAACTGACGCCAGTACAACGGCTGCCGCTATGATCCAATTTGTATATTTCATCTTCTTCTCCTTTTAGTTTTGTTTTTCATTAATCACGATTTCTTCTCCATGCCTGCATCAGCACACAGGCTGTCTTTCCTGTTCATTTTGTATGCTTCATCCTCCTCCTTTTGTTTCTGTTTGCCACAAATCACTGTTTTGTATCCTGTTCATGAATCCGGCGCCGGGATAACTGCTGCTGATTATAAATCTCAATTTTTCCGGTTGCCGATCACGGTAAAGTCGACAACCAGCTCTGGGCGGACATCAATGCTCGTAGAGTCATTGGATGCCGGACGGAAATATCTGTTAATGACTCCTTCCTCGGTTGTTTTTTTTACAATCATATGAATTGTACCATCAGCAGATGACAGCGCATTACTGACGGCATTCACAAAAGGGCGTGTTGAAGCAAACGTCAGTTTTTCACCTTTTGTATTTGCCGCTTTGGAAGTAACCATCACTTGAGTCAAGGCTGTTCCAATGGTTCCACCGGCATCATGCCCGATTCCGGGATTGTTAAACGTCGCTGTTGTTTCATCAAACGGCTTTGACAGATTGAGACTGAACTGGTGGTTTCCACCAAACTTATCATTCGCGCGCATCACAGTCAGGTTTAACTGAACGCTGTTGATGATATACGGCTGACCTTTGGCAAGGGTTTTGATATAGGAAAGATCAAAACCGTACAGGCCGCGCATCGGACTGCCGGCACGGGCTCCATTGTCTCCAATCCAGTTTATGAGACCATCAGCCACCTCATCTGCTTGCGTTGTTCCCCGCAGCGACGTAGCTTGTGTAACATAATTTGACATCACCAGAACGCCATCGATCCGGAGATCGCCCTGCCGGAAACTGATAATTTCTGCCGGTGAAACGGATGCCAGCACAACGGCTGCCGCCATGATCCAATTTGTATGCTTCATCTTCTTCTCCTTTTGTTTTTTGTTACCATAACTCTCTGGTTTTCCGCCGGTTCAGGAATTCGCAGATGAATATCAGTCATTAACACCTGAAAAAATAATCAGGCTTACTTTTCGGGGATCAGGAATCACAGTAATGTCAACGAGCAGCTCCGGACGTCTCTCAACGTTGGCGGCATCATTAGCTCCCGGCCGGAAATATCCGTGAATTTTTGCGGTCTCTTCTGTTTTTTTCACAATGATATTAATTGTGCTGCTGTCAGCCGATGCCAGAACATTGCTGACGGCATTTACAAACGGAACTGTTGAACCGAATGTCATTACAGTATCAACTGTGCTTACCATGCCGGCCGTTACATTCAGGTTGCCCAGATTTGCTCCAACCGTTCCGCCGGCAGCATGACCGGGTCCGGGATTGTTATACGTCGCCGTCGTTTCGTCAAACGGCAGTGACAGACTGGCCCTGAACTGGGCGTTTGGACCGTAATTACTAGTGTTCGCGTTCGCCACCGTCAGTTTTAATTGAACACTATTGATGATATACGGCCGGCCGGCGGCCAGGGTTTCAATATAGGAAAGATCAAAACTGTACAGACCGCGCATCGGATTATTGGAAGTATGATCTCCAATCCAGTCTACAGCACCATTAACTACAGTATCTGCCTGCTCTCCTCCCCGCAGCGTTACAGACTGCATGACATAACTCGAGTCCACCAGAACGCCGTCGACCCGGAGATCGCCCTGCTGGAAACTGATGAGTTCCGCCGGCGAAACTGACGCCAGCGCAACGGCTGCCGCTATGATTATTAATTTTGTATACTTCATTTTCTGCTCCCTTCATTTCTCACAGATCGCTATTTCTGCTCCCATTCAGAAACTCCCTCCTGATATGTCTGCAGTAACCGCTGTCGAATTTCGGGGAACTGCGCAGCAAGGTCGTTACATTCACCTGCATCATCATGAATACGATAAAGACCCGTTATGCCTTTTCCTGTAAACCCTTGAGATGCCCGTACCGCTTCATCCACCAGCTTCCATTCGCCCTGCCGGATTCCCCACACATGATGCTCGGCCGGATACGGGAAACGCCATAACAGTGTACGCTTTGGCAGCGCAACCCCTTCCTGCAGCACCGGCAGCAGGTTCAGTCCGTCCAGCAACGCCGGGACAGCCGCACCGGAAGCAGCCAGCGAAGTCGGCAGGAGATCCAAAGAACTCACCGGAACATCCAACCGGCGGCCGGCGGCAATCGTGCCTTTCCATTGAACTGCGAAAGGAACGCGGACCCCGCCCTCCAGCACATCGCCCTTTACTCCGCGCAGCGGACCGTTGTTTGCAGAAGTCACCTTTGTGGGCCCGCCGTTGTCACTTAGAAAATAAATGATCGTGTTCTCTTCCTTCCCGTCTTCCCGCAACGCCTGTAAAACTCTTCCAATCGTATCGTCAAGAGCTGAAACCATGGCCGCATAGATCTGCCGGGGATTTTCCCACGTCTGCCCCCGGCGCGTAATCGGCGGTACCGCTCCCGCCAGATGCTCAAACCGGCTTAAATACTGCTTCGGGGCCTGCAACGGCCCGTGCGGTGCGTTGAATGACAGATATAAAAAGAACGGTTTGTCCGATTCAGCCCGCATAAATTCTATAGCCCGCTCGCCAAACACAAATGTCAGATAGTCCGTAACCACCTGAGGATTCCGGTTACGTTCAATCCTCGGAATACTCTGAGCCCGTCCTTGCGGCAGGTAGTGGCTGCTGCCGCCCAGAAATCCGTAAAACCAGTCAAATCCCCGTTCCAGCGGATGCAGCCCCGGCCCGATTCCCTGATGCCACTTCCCGACCATTCCGGTACGGTACCCGGCATCCCGCATGTATTCCCCGAACATCCGTACACCGGGCGGCACCCCGTGTTCATCAATTGTATGATTTTCTTCTATGCCGCAACGGTTCTGATACCGGCCGGACAGCAATCCGGTACGCGACGGACCGCACTGCGGCGCGGTCACATACCCGGCATCAAATATCACTCCGTTTTGCGCAATCGAATCAATATGCGGAGTCGGGATGTCTTTACACCCGTTAAAGCCGACATCCCCCCAGCCCATATCATCTGCCAAAATCAGCAGCA
Coding sequences within:
- a CDS encoding sulfatase-like hydrolase/transferase, with translation MRFRNWMMAGAGALAIGRTAAQQPNVLLILADDMGWGDVGFNGCKDIPTPHIDSIAQNGVIFDAGYVTAPQCGPSRTGLLSGRYQNRCGIEENHTIDEHGVPPGVRMFGEYMRDAGYRTGMVGKWHQGIGPGLHPLERGFDWFYGFLGGSSHYLPQGRAQSIPRIERNRNPQVVTDYLTFVFGERAIEFMRAESDKPFFLYLSFNAPHGPLQAPKQYLSRFEHLAGAVPPITRRGQTWENPRQIYAAMVSALDDTIGRVLQALREDGKEENTIIYFLSDNGGPTKVTSANNGPLRGVKGDVLEGGVRVPFAVQWKGTIAAGRRLDVPVSSLDLLPTSLAASGAAVPALLDGLNLLPVLQEGVALPKRTLLWRFPYPAEHHVWGIRQGEWKLVDEAVRASQGFTGKGITGLYRIHDDAGECNDLAAQFPEIRQRLLQTYQEGVSEWEQK